From the genome of Amylibacter sp. IMCC11727:
GCGTGAAAAGCTGCTGCGCATGGAAGGCGAACTTGGCAAGCGGGTCATTGGGCAGCTGGATGCGGTTACGGCGGTGTCCAATGCTGTGCGTCGATCCCGTGCTGGGCTGTCGGATGAGAACCGTCCGCAGGGGTCGTTCCTGTTCCTTGGGCCGACTGGTGTGGGGAAAACCGAGCTGACCAAGGCGTTGGCGGAGTTTCTGTTTGATGACGACAGCGCCATGGTGCGCATTGATATGTCTGAATTCATGGAGAAACATTCCGTGGCGCGGCTGATCGGGGCGCCTCCTGGTTATGTTGGCTATGACGAAGGCGGTGCGCTGACCGAAGCAGTGCGGCGCAGGCCATATCAGGTTGTCTTGTTCGATGAAGTTGAGAAGGCGCATCCAGATGTGTTTAACGTGCTGTTGCAAGTTCTGGATGATGGGGTTCTGACAGATGGGCAAGGGCGGACTGTGGATTTCAAGCAGACGCTGATTATCTTGACGTCCAACCTTGGCAGCCAAGCGTTGAGTCAATTGCCCGAAGGTGCAGATGCCGAACAGGCCAAGGCCGATGTGATGCAAGCCGTGCAGGGGCATTTCCGACCCGAGTTTATCAACCGTCTGGATGAGATCGTGATGTTTGATCGGTTGAGCCGTAGCAACATGGACGGGATCGTTGATATCCAGTTGGGTATTTTGGAGCGCCGTTTGGAAGCACGGAAAATTGCGCTGGATTTGGATGAAGCTGCAAAGACGTGGTTGGCGGATCAGGGGTACGACCCCGTTTACGGTGCGCGTCCGTTAAAGCGGGTGATCCAGAAAGCGGTGCAAGATCCGTTGGCAGAGTTGTTGCTGGCGGGGGATGTGCTGGATGGGTCCACCGTGACGATTGGTGCCGATGACAATGGGTTGGTGATCAACGGGGTTGGCAAAGCGCCAAAGAAACCCGCTGATGAACCCGTGCATTAGGTGATGCAATGATTGGTTGGCTTTTACGGTTTGTAGCGAAGGTTATCTTCTTTGTGACCGTAAAGCTGGCCATCATTTTCTGGCCGATCACTCTGGTGGCCGTTGGCTATGTCTATTTGGTCTATTTGAATTAAGGAAGGGGCGCCGCTATGGGCGCCCCTTTTGGTTCTATTTGGGTTTAGGACCCTGGCAGGATCACTGTGTCCACCACATGGATTACGCCGTTCGATGCGACGATGTCAGCGGCTGTCACCGTTGCGTCGTTCACTTTGACGCCGTTCTTCGCGTTCACGGAAAGTTTTTCGCCGTTCACTGTCTTAACGTTGGCCTTTTTGCCTGCGATATCACCAGACATCACTTTGGCTGGTACCACGTGGTAAGTCAGGATCGCGACCAGTTGGTCTTTGTTCTCTGGCTTGAGCAGTGTCTCAACAGTGCCTTCTGGCAGGGCGGCGAATGCCTCGTCAGTTGGGGCAAACACTGTGAAAGGGCCGTCGCCTTTGAGTGTGTGGACGAGGCCAGCTGCTTTGGCTGCGGCCAGCAATGTGTTGAACGAACCAGCAGATGCGGCTGTTTCCACGATGTCTTTGGTGGCACCAGCAAAGGCAGCTGGAGCAAGCATCAAAGTTGCGGTGGCGGCGATAAATGTTCTACGGATCATGTGATCTCTCCCTTTGTGAGTTGTTCCCGTGATTGGGAATGAACGGGTTACGGCGGGAGTTGTGATTTAGATTTATGAAGTTTTTGCCATTTGGCCCTTGAAACGAAGTAAATCGGACTAAGCTGCGGGCATTTTGAAAGTCAAATGACGAATATGTGTGAGCGGGCTTGGAAATGTTTCAAAGTTTTTTTGATCTACATTTCAGAAACCCACGAAAATGTCTGTAAGTGACAGCAGATTGTGTTTTGCAATTTGGTTGCTTTGGGGGTCATTTGCGGTAGGTTTTCTGCACCCTGAGGAGGTCGCCCCATGTTTTTTATGAATGCCGTTTCGGACGTTTTATTCTTTTTCGCTGTTCTGTTTATCTTTGCCATTGGGTTGGCGGTGCTGGCCACGGTGGTGATGTTTGTGATCGACCGAACACAGAAGGGGGACGCGGTGCGGCGGAATTATCCCGTGGTGGGGCGGTTTCGGCATATTTTTACTGAATTGGGCGAATTCTTTCGGCAGTATTTTTTCGCGATGGACCGCGAGGAGCTGCCGTTTAACCGTGCGCAACGGGATTATGTGAAACGGGCGACCACAGGTAAGGGCAATACCATTGCGTTTGGATCAACGCGGAATTTGGAAGTGCCAGGCACGCCAATTTTCGTGAATGCGCCGTTTCCGCCGCTTGATGAGCAGGCAGCCAAGACAGAGCCGATGCAGATTGGGCCTCATTGTCGGACACCATATATGGCGCCGTCGATTTTCAATATCTCTGGGATGAGCTTTGGTGCGATTTCAAAGCCTGCGGTTAAGGCGTTGTCGCGTGGGGCAAAGCAAGCGGGGATTTGGCTGAACACAGGGGAAGGCGGGTTGAGCCCGTATCACCTGCAAGGGGAATGCGATATCGTGTTTCAGATTGGCACGGCAAAATACGGCGTGCGCGACGAAGACGGAAATCTGTCGGATGACAAGCTGCGCGAGATTGCGGCCCATGACACGGTGCGCATGTTCGAAGTAAAGATGGCGCAGGGGGCAAAGCCGGGAAAAGGGGGCATTCTGCCTGCGGAGAAGGTAACAAAGCGGATTGCAGAAATTCGCGGTATTCGGGAAGGCGAAGCGTCGATCAGCCCAAATCGTCATTTGGACATCAGTACTGTTGGTGAATTGCTCGATTTTATTGCGC
Proteins encoded in this window:
- a CDS encoding FMN-binding glutamate synthase family protein produces the protein MNAVSDVLFFFAVLFIFAIGLAVLATVVMFVIDRTQKGDAVRRNYPVVGRFRHIFTELGEFFRQYFFAMDREELPFNRAQRDYVKRATTGKGNTIAFGSTRNLEVPGTPIFVNAPFPPLDEQAAKTEPMQIGPHCRTPYMAPSIFNISGMSFGAISKPAVKALSRGAKQAGIWLNTGEGGLSPYHLQGECDIVFQIGTAKYGVRDEDGNLSDDKLREIAAHDTVRMFEVKMAQGAKPGKGGILPAEKVTKRIAEIRGIREGEASISPNRHLDISTVGELLDFIAHVREVTGKPVGFKTVVSDDGPMRELFEEIKRRGDEHAPDFITVDSGDGGTGASPMPLMDLVGVTIRESLPMMSDLLVEFGLRERIRLIASGKLMVPSDVAWALAAGADFVTSARGFMFSLGCIQALKCNKNTCPTGITTHDPRFQKGLVPKDKFDKVANYAKTMIKEVEVIAHSVGVTEPRGIRRHHVRIVQDNGRSIRMDEIWPRPK
- a CDS encoding fasciclin domain-containing protein — translated: MIRRTFIAATATLMLAPAAFAGATKDIVETAASAGSFNTLLAAAKAAGLVHTLKGDGPFTVFAPTDEAFAALPEGTVETLLKPENKDQLVAILTYHVVPAKVMSGDIAGKKANVKTVNGEKLSVNAKNGVKVNDATVTAADIVASNGVIHVVDTVILPGS